The following are encoded together in the Platichthys flesus chromosome 9, fPlaFle2.1, whole genome shotgun sequence genome:
- the kdr gene encoding vascular endothelial growth factor receptor 2 isoform X1, with amino-acid sequence MAQAVPIILILGIILNISWVAAIELRFMPDPPTLNLYGTQRMNKSDNLELTCRGRQQLRWSTPPTSTRFSISECSGSGLFCTTLRLSNATVNETGQYQCSYRGMKVEDGKTSAEAYVLVHDHKMPFVPSASEYEVVFISEGERVVIPCRGSLENLNVSLHTKYPNKELHPDGRDSVWDAKTGFTLPSYLISYAGVVSCQTRIGNETFKSPLYIVAVVGYKIYDLTLTPQQVRLSAGERLVLCCMAHTELNVGLEFNWTHSGQALNSVNGSKLTHTTPHKKKLWNSLELSNTLIVEDVTVDHSGEYTCTASSGKMEERASTVLQVYEKPFIDMKEPWMEVWEVNLGDPNTQIPVKYSAYPEPSFKWLKNGLPMKDGFRIKQRSDALVIRGLQETDEGNYTMVLTNKITKEEQRRSFQLLVNVPPRIIEKEVAVDTDVYPYGSSPTLRCTARGFPVPAQIQWQWISKEDCPEVFTSGLVKSETQLKECSGWRDISNSTGPNPIERIMTDTDPAQKKTVSSLKIRKSEAHALYRCMAVNKIAADSRIIFFHVTRGLGVSVSPSNEPLEKDHVVLRCKADKLIYGNLAWFRVTNISESGVLPSVRPCRSLQLQPRPLSRAVQSSQQGNNVTLELLLPNASRQDEGLYACQVENIKTGERTCLLRRLSLRALEAPRILNNLTDQKVNISATITLLCDAAGIPNPSVLWTKNNHTVVEGSGVILSQNNHVLTIQRVKKEDSGLYSCTACNSLGCDTSQAVLTTEGVEEKTNVELIVPIGSVVIAMFFWLLIVFVIRGRKRPNGGDLKPGYLSMILDAEDMPMDEQCERLTYDASKWEFPRDRLKLGEPLGRGAFGQVVEAAAFGIEKATTCTTVAVKMLKEGATSSEYHALMSELKILIHIGHHLNVVNLLGACTKPGGPMMVIVEYCKHGNLSSYLKSKRGEYSPYKRRRLDSQRRASAEEDVAEGDLGLGKIAQLDICTGTAVCSTVGDNMDAQEDESSDEDHLTMEDLIRYSFQVAKGMEFLASRKCIHRDLAARNILLSENNVVKICDFGLARDVYKDPDYVRKGDARLPLKWMAPETIFDRVYTTQSDVWSFGVLLWEIFSLGASPYPGVCIDESFCRRLKEGTRMRPPEYATTEIYQTMLDCWLARPTDRPTFAEMVEHMGNLLQASAQQDGKDYIPLTAGEAEGSPVTPDPRNPYSRPQSGEIQDAQLHYDNPRSLGLAQQSERCSRPLSVKTFDDIPVANSSVMEGHTDSGVGFSQEEVKGLNQRLQTNFSQMMRCKSKESLASESSNQTSGYQSGYHSDDTDTPIYANEEVIMKHNMLKKPPLPKTPEKFNAEIRYSTPPV; translated from the exons ATGGCTCAGGCAGTACCCATCATTCTAATACTTGGCATAATCCTGAATATCAGCTGGGTTGCTG CCATTGAACTGCGGTTTATGCCTGATCCACCGACACTTAACCTCTATGGCACTCAAAGGATGAACAAATCGGACAACCTGGAGCTAACATGCAG GGGTCGCCAGCAACTGAGGTGGTCAACTCCTCCGACAAGCACCCGCTTCTCCATCAGTGAGTGCAGCGGGTCAGGACTCTTCTGCACAACGCTGAGGCTTTCCAATGCAACGGTCAATGAAACTGGACAGTACCAGTGTTCCTACCGAGGCATGAAAGTTGAAGATGGCAAGACTTCAGCTGAAGCTTATGTGTTGGTCCACG ATCACAAGATGCCGTTTGTCCCGTCTGCGAGTGAATATGAAGTTGTGTTCATCAGTGAAGGAGAGCGGGTGGTGATACCGTGCAGAGGCTCCTTGGAGAATCTGAACGTTTCGCTCCACACT aAGTATCCAAATAAGGAGCTTCATCCAGATGGGAGGGATTCTGTGTGGGACGCCAAGACGGGTTTCACTCTACCCAGTTACCTGATCAGTTATGCTGGGGTCGTGTCCTGTCAGACCCGCATTGGAAATGAGACGTTCAAGTCCCCCCTCTACATCGTGGCTGTTGTTG GATACAAGATCTATGACCTCACCCTGACCCCGCAGCAAGTGAGGCTGTCTGCGGGGGAGCGGCTGGTGCTCTGCTGCATGGCCCACACCGAGCTCAATGTGGGCCTCGAGTTCAACTGGACTCACTCTGGTCAGGCCCTG AACTCAGTGAATGGTTCAAAGCTGACGCACACCACTCCGCACAAGAAGAAGCTGTGGAACTCTCTGGAGCTGTCCAACACTCTCATAGTGGAGGATGTGACAGTGGATCACAGTGGAGAGTACACCTGCACAGCATCCAGTGGGAAGATGGAAGAAAGAGCCTCAACAGTGCTCCAAGTGTATG AAAAGCCGTTCATTGATATGAAGGAGCCATGGATGGAGGTCTGGGAGGTAAATTTAGGAGATCCAAATACACAGATCCCTGTGAAGTACTCAGCTTATCCAGAGCCCAGCTTTAAATG GTTAAAAAATGGCCTGCCAATGAAAGATGgcttcagaataaaacagaGGAGCGATGCCCTCGTCATCCGTGGTCTCCAAGAGACGGACGAAGGAAATTACACGATGGTCCTGACCAACAAGATTACtaaagaggagcagagacgCTCCTTCCAGCTGCTGGTCAATG TTCCACCTCGTATCATTGAGAAGGAGGTGGCAGTGGACACGGACGTGTACCCATACGGCAGCAGCCCCACCCTGAGGTGCACCGCTCGTGGATTTCCCGTACCTGCCCAGATCCAGTGGCAGTGGATTTCCAAAGAGGACTGTCCAGAGGTTTTTAC GTCAGGCCTGGTGAAGTCTGAGACTCAGCTGAAGGAGTGTTCTGGCTGGAGAGATATCAGCAACAGCACCGGTCCCAACCCGATAGAACGAATTATGACCGACACCGATCCTGCTCAAAAG AAAACCGTGAGCTCGTTGAAGATTCGGAAATCTGAGGCCCACGCCCTCTACAGATGCATGGCTGTCAACAAAATAGCAGCGGACTCACGCATCATCTTCTTTCACGTGACAC GTGGACTTGGGGTCAGCGTGTCACCCTCCAATGAGCCCTTGGAGAAAGACCATGTGGTTTTGAGGTGTAAGGCCGACAAGCTGATATATGGTAACCTTGCCTGGTTCCGTGTGACAAACATCTCAGAGTCGGGGGTGTTGCCATCGGTGCGGCCCTGTCgctccctgcagctgcagccgagGCCCCTGTCGCGGGCCGTGCAGTCCAGCCAGCAGGGCAACAATGTAacgctggagctgctgctgcccaaCGCGTCCCGTCAGGATGAGGGTCTGTATGCCTGCCAGGTGGAGAACATCAAGACTGGGGAGAGAACCTGCCTGCTGCGCAGACTCTCACTCAGAG CTCTCGAGGCACCGAGGATCCTCAATAATTTAACCGACCAAAAAGTCAACATCAGTGCAACGATCACTCTCCTCTGTGATGCTGCTGGGATACCAAACCCGTCGGTGCTGTGGACCAAAAACAACCACACTGTGGTGGAGGGCTCAG GTGTGATTCTGAGCCAGAACAACCATGTGTTGACCATTCAGCGTGTGAAGAAGGAGGACAGTGGTCTGTACAGCTGCACCGCATGCAACAGCCTCGGCTGTGACACGTCACAGGCCGTTCTGACAACTGAAG GAGTCGAGGAAAAGACCAACGTGGAACTGATTGTTCCAATCGGGTCGGTGGTCATTGCCATGTTTTTCTGGTTACTGATCGTCTTTGTCATCCGCGGAAGAAAACGA CCAAATGGTGGGGATCTGAAGCCCGGTTACCTGTCTATGATCCTGGACGCTGAGGACATGCCCATGGACGAGCAGTGTGAGAGGCTCACGTACGATGCTAGCAAATGGGAGTTTCCTCGCGACAGACTGAAACTCG GTGAACCACTGGGACGAGGAGCGTTTGGTCAGGTGGTGGAAGCAGCCGCCTTTGGCATCGAGAAAGCTACTACATGCACCACTGTCGCAGTTAAGATGCTGAAGG AGGGAGCCACATCGAGTGAGTATCACGCCTTGATGTCAGAGCTGAAAATCCTCATTCACATTGGACATCACCTCAATGTCGTCAACCTGCTGGGAGCATGCACGAAGCCCGGGG GTCCAATGATGGTGATTGTAGAATACTGTAAACATGGAAACCTGTCCAGCTACCTGAAGAGCAAGCGTGGCGAGTACAGCCCATACAAG AGGAGGCGGCTGGACAGCCAGCGGCGGGCTTCTGCGGAGGAGGATGTAGCAGAAGGCGATCTGGGTCTGGGTAAGATTGCTCAGCTGGACATCTGCACGGGCACGGCGGTCTGCTCCACAGTTGGAGACAACATGGACGCTCAGGAAG ATGAGAGCTCAGATGAAGACCATCTGACCATGGAGGACCTGATAAGATACAGCTTCCAGGTGGCCAAAGGCATGGAGTTTCTCGCCTCCCGCAAG TGTATCCACAGAGATCTAGCAGCCAGAAACATCCTGCTCTCCGAGAACAACGTGGTGAAGATCTGCGACTTTGGCCTCGCTAGAGATGTGTACAAAGACCCTGACTATGTCCGCAAGGGAGAC GCACGTCTCCCTCTGAAGTGGATGGCTCCTGAGACCATATTTGACCGAGTGTACACCACACAAAGTGATGTTTGGTCCTTTGGGGTTCTTCTCTGGGAGATCTTTTCTTTGG GGGCGTCTCCCTATCCGGGTGTTTGCATTGACGAGTCATTCTGCAGACGGCTCAAAGAAGGAACAAGGATGAGACCGCCAGAATATGCCACCACTGAGAT ATACCAGACTATGTTGGACTGCTGGCTGGCTCGTCCTACAGACAGGCCCACGTTTGCAGAAATGGTTGAACATATGGGCAACCTGCTACAAGCCAGTGCTCAACAG GATGGGAAGGACTACATCCCCCTGACAGCCGGTGAGGCAGAGGGGTCTCCCGTGACCCCTGACCCCAGGAACCCTTACAGCAGACCTCAAAGTGGGGAAATCCAGGATGCTCAGCTCCACTATGACAACCCGCGGTCCCTTGG ACTGGCCCAGCAGAGTGAGAGGTGCAGTCGACCCCTCAGCGTGAAGACGTTCGATGACATCCCTGTGGCGAACAGCAGCGTCATG
- the kdr gene encoding vascular endothelial growth factor receptor 2 isoform X2, translating into MAQAVPIILILGIILNISWVAAIELRFMPDPPTLNLYGTQRMNKSDNLELTCRGRQQLRWSTPPTSTRFSISECSGSGLFCTTLRLSNATVNETGQYQCSYRGMKVEDGKTSAEAYVLVHDHKMPFVPSASEYEVVFISEGERVVIPCRGSLENLNVSLHTYPNKELHPDGRDSVWDAKTGFTLPSYLISYAGVVSCQTRIGNETFKSPLYIVAVVGYKIYDLTLTPQQVRLSAGERLVLCCMAHTELNVGLEFNWTHSGQALNSVNGSKLTHTTPHKKKLWNSLELSNTLIVEDVTVDHSGEYTCTASSGKMEERASTVLQVYEKPFIDMKEPWMEVWEVNLGDPNTQIPVKYSAYPEPSFKWLKNGLPMKDGFRIKQRSDALVIRGLQETDEGNYTMVLTNKITKEEQRRSFQLLVNVPPRIIEKEVAVDTDVYPYGSSPTLRCTARGFPVPAQIQWQWISKEDCPEVFTSGLVKSETQLKECSGWRDISNSTGPNPIERIMTDTDPAQKKTVSSLKIRKSEAHALYRCMAVNKIAADSRIIFFHVTRGLGVSVSPSNEPLEKDHVVLRCKADKLIYGNLAWFRVTNISESGVLPSVRPCRSLQLQPRPLSRAVQSSQQGNNVTLELLLPNASRQDEGLYACQVENIKTGERTCLLRRLSLRALEAPRILNNLTDQKVNISATITLLCDAAGIPNPSVLWTKNNHTVVEGSGVILSQNNHVLTIQRVKKEDSGLYSCTACNSLGCDTSQAVLTTEGVEEKTNVELIVPIGSVVIAMFFWLLIVFVIRGRKRPNGGDLKPGYLSMILDAEDMPMDEQCERLTYDASKWEFPRDRLKLGEPLGRGAFGQVVEAAAFGIEKATTCTTVAVKMLKEGATSSEYHALMSELKILIHIGHHLNVVNLLGACTKPGGPMMVIVEYCKHGNLSSYLKSKRGEYSPYKRRRLDSQRRASAEEDVAEGDLGLGKIAQLDICTGTAVCSTVGDNMDAQEDESSDEDHLTMEDLIRYSFQVAKGMEFLASRKCIHRDLAARNILLSENNVVKICDFGLARDVYKDPDYVRKGDARLPLKWMAPETIFDRVYTTQSDVWSFGVLLWEIFSLGASPYPGVCIDESFCRRLKEGTRMRPPEYATTEIYQTMLDCWLARPTDRPTFAEMVEHMGNLLQASAQQDGKDYIPLTAGEAEGSPVTPDPRNPYSRPQSGEIQDAQLHYDNPRSLGLAQQSERCSRPLSVKTFDDIPVANSSVMEGHTDSGVGFSQEEVKGLNQRLQTNFSQMMRCKSKESLASESSNQTSGYQSGYHSDDTDTPIYANEEVIMKHNMLKKPPLPKTPEKFNAEIRYSTPPV; encoded by the exons ATGGCTCAGGCAGTACCCATCATTCTAATACTTGGCATAATCCTGAATATCAGCTGGGTTGCTG CCATTGAACTGCGGTTTATGCCTGATCCACCGACACTTAACCTCTATGGCACTCAAAGGATGAACAAATCGGACAACCTGGAGCTAACATGCAG GGGTCGCCAGCAACTGAGGTGGTCAACTCCTCCGACAAGCACCCGCTTCTCCATCAGTGAGTGCAGCGGGTCAGGACTCTTCTGCACAACGCTGAGGCTTTCCAATGCAACGGTCAATGAAACTGGACAGTACCAGTGTTCCTACCGAGGCATGAAAGTTGAAGATGGCAAGACTTCAGCTGAAGCTTATGTGTTGGTCCACG ATCACAAGATGCCGTTTGTCCCGTCTGCGAGTGAATATGAAGTTGTGTTCATCAGTGAAGGAGAGCGGGTGGTGATACCGTGCAGAGGCTCCTTGGAGAATCTGAACGTTTCGCTCCACACT TATCCAAATAAGGAGCTTCATCCAGATGGGAGGGATTCTGTGTGGGACGCCAAGACGGGTTTCACTCTACCCAGTTACCTGATCAGTTATGCTGGGGTCGTGTCCTGTCAGACCCGCATTGGAAATGAGACGTTCAAGTCCCCCCTCTACATCGTGGCTGTTGTTG GATACAAGATCTATGACCTCACCCTGACCCCGCAGCAAGTGAGGCTGTCTGCGGGGGAGCGGCTGGTGCTCTGCTGCATGGCCCACACCGAGCTCAATGTGGGCCTCGAGTTCAACTGGACTCACTCTGGTCAGGCCCTG AACTCAGTGAATGGTTCAAAGCTGACGCACACCACTCCGCACAAGAAGAAGCTGTGGAACTCTCTGGAGCTGTCCAACACTCTCATAGTGGAGGATGTGACAGTGGATCACAGTGGAGAGTACACCTGCACAGCATCCAGTGGGAAGATGGAAGAAAGAGCCTCAACAGTGCTCCAAGTGTATG AAAAGCCGTTCATTGATATGAAGGAGCCATGGATGGAGGTCTGGGAGGTAAATTTAGGAGATCCAAATACACAGATCCCTGTGAAGTACTCAGCTTATCCAGAGCCCAGCTTTAAATG GTTAAAAAATGGCCTGCCAATGAAAGATGgcttcagaataaaacagaGGAGCGATGCCCTCGTCATCCGTGGTCTCCAAGAGACGGACGAAGGAAATTACACGATGGTCCTGACCAACAAGATTACtaaagaggagcagagacgCTCCTTCCAGCTGCTGGTCAATG TTCCACCTCGTATCATTGAGAAGGAGGTGGCAGTGGACACGGACGTGTACCCATACGGCAGCAGCCCCACCCTGAGGTGCACCGCTCGTGGATTTCCCGTACCTGCCCAGATCCAGTGGCAGTGGATTTCCAAAGAGGACTGTCCAGAGGTTTTTAC GTCAGGCCTGGTGAAGTCTGAGACTCAGCTGAAGGAGTGTTCTGGCTGGAGAGATATCAGCAACAGCACCGGTCCCAACCCGATAGAACGAATTATGACCGACACCGATCCTGCTCAAAAG AAAACCGTGAGCTCGTTGAAGATTCGGAAATCTGAGGCCCACGCCCTCTACAGATGCATGGCTGTCAACAAAATAGCAGCGGACTCACGCATCATCTTCTTTCACGTGACAC GTGGACTTGGGGTCAGCGTGTCACCCTCCAATGAGCCCTTGGAGAAAGACCATGTGGTTTTGAGGTGTAAGGCCGACAAGCTGATATATGGTAACCTTGCCTGGTTCCGTGTGACAAACATCTCAGAGTCGGGGGTGTTGCCATCGGTGCGGCCCTGTCgctccctgcagctgcagccgagGCCCCTGTCGCGGGCCGTGCAGTCCAGCCAGCAGGGCAACAATGTAacgctggagctgctgctgcccaaCGCGTCCCGTCAGGATGAGGGTCTGTATGCCTGCCAGGTGGAGAACATCAAGACTGGGGAGAGAACCTGCCTGCTGCGCAGACTCTCACTCAGAG CTCTCGAGGCACCGAGGATCCTCAATAATTTAACCGACCAAAAAGTCAACATCAGTGCAACGATCACTCTCCTCTGTGATGCTGCTGGGATACCAAACCCGTCGGTGCTGTGGACCAAAAACAACCACACTGTGGTGGAGGGCTCAG GTGTGATTCTGAGCCAGAACAACCATGTGTTGACCATTCAGCGTGTGAAGAAGGAGGACAGTGGTCTGTACAGCTGCACCGCATGCAACAGCCTCGGCTGTGACACGTCACAGGCCGTTCTGACAACTGAAG GAGTCGAGGAAAAGACCAACGTGGAACTGATTGTTCCAATCGGGTCGGTGGTCATTGCCATGTTTTTCTGGTTACTGATCGTCTTTGTCATCCGCGGAAGAAAACGA CCAAATGGTGGGGATCTGAAGCCCGGTTACCTGTCTATGATCCTGGACGCTGAGGACATGCCCATGGACGAGCAGTGTGAGAGGCTCACGTACGATGCTAGCAAATGGGAGTTTCCTCGCGACAGACTGAAACTCG GTGAACCACTGGGACGAGGAGCGTTTGGTCAGGTGGTGGAAGCAGCCGCCTTTGGCATCGAGAAAGCTACTACATGCACCACTGTCGCAGTTAAGATGCTGAAGG AGGGAGCCACATCGAGTGAGTATCACGCCTTGATGTCAGAGCTGAAAATCCTCATTCACATTGGACATCACCTCAATGTCGTCAACCTGCTGGGAGCATGCACGAAGCCCGGGG GTCCAATGATGGTGATTGTAGAATACTGTAAACATGGAAACCTGTCCAGCTACCTGAAGAGCAAGCGTGGCGAGTACAGCCCATACAAG AGGAGGCGGCTGGACAGCCAGCGGCGGGCTTCTGCGGAGGAGGATGTAGCAGAAGGCGATCTGGGTCTGGGTAAGATTGCTCAGCTGGACATCTGCACGGGCACGGCGGTCTGCTCCACAGTTGGAGACAACATGGACGCTCAGGAAG ATGAGAGCTCAGATGAAGACCATCTGACCATGGAGGACCTGATAAGATACAGCTTCCAGGTGGCCAAAGGCATGGAGTTTCTCGCCTCCCGCAAG TGTATCCACAGAGATCTAGCAGCCAGAAACATCCTGCTCTCCGAGAACAACGTGGTGAAGATCTGCGACTTTGGCCTCGCTAGAGATGTGTACAAAGACCCTGACTATGTCCGCAAGGGAGAC GCACGTCTCCCTCTGAAGTGGATGGCTCCTGAGACCATATTTGACCGAGTGTACACCACACAAAGTGATGTTTGGTCCTTTGGGGTTCTTCTCTGGGAGATCTTTTCTTTGG GGGCGTCTCCCTATCCGGGTGTTTGCATTGACGAGTCATTCTGCAGACGGCTCAAAGAAGGAACAAGGATGAGACCGCCAGAATATGCCACCACTGAGAT ATACCAGACTATGTTGGACTGCTGGCTGGCTCGTCCTACAGACAGGCCCACGTTTGCAGAAATGGTTGAACATATGGGCAACCTGCTACAAGCCAGTGCTCAACAG GATGGGAAGGACTACATCCCCCTGACAGCCGGTGAGGCAGAGGGGTCTCCCGTGACCCCTGACCCCAGGAACCCTTACAGCAGACCTCAAAGTGGGGAAATCCAGGATGCTCAGCTCCACTATGACAACCCGCGGTCCCTTGG ACTGGCCCAGCAGAGTGAGAGGTGCAGTCGACCCCTCAGCGTGAAGACGTTCGATGACATCCCTGTGGCGAACAGCAGCGTCATG